tgtagtccaaagataacaaaatttGATTGAATTATATTGACAGATGTCTCTAATCAATTCTGTCCACCCAAATTACGTACATAAGGGGACGCCCCTCCGTGTAATCCAGTACAACACTAACTCTGAAAGGAGCACAGAGGTGAATCACCACCACAGTCCACCTAAGAAGATGCTTTGCCCTGCTCAAAGTGACAAGATAACTGACAAGTGACAAGATGCTGATGTTAGCTGGGGATgaacatgtgtttttattggccaaaaGATTTGGAAATTAGTTAAACAGGCAAATTAACCATCAGGGTCATCTTTTCCCTCAAACTCCCTCGCCTGTATTCTTACAGTGTCACAGTCTGGGCATCAGACAGACATAATAGACGGCACTGCAACTGTTCATAATAAAACTGACTCCATTAGATTTCTGTGTGCACACTGAATTCCCCACACACTGTTGCTGCAACATCAGGCTGAAGGAAGATGTCATCAGAGAGAAGGATGTGCTTCACACAGAGAGCCCTCTCTCCActttgattctctctctctctctctctctctctctctctctctctctctcacacacacacacacacacacacacacactgggtagCCATAGTAACAGAATGGGGTGTGAAACAGGGAAAGGAGATGCATGATGGGATGTCGGTAAGTGAGTCAGCGCTCTGCATGGTTGATGCTGGACTGTCACACACTGCCTGGCCGatgctccttcctcttcctggcaatgacatcatcagagagagagagagagagagagggtgagagagagaaagggtgagagagagagacagagggcgagagagagaaagagagtgagagagaggagagaggggaggggtaTATTTAGGGGTAGATCAATTAAACAGGTGTAAATATTAATATCTGCTCTAATGTTTGTTAGGTTTCATTTCGCTTTATTTCATCTTATTGTCTTGTGagtttcctttgtgtgtgtgtgtgtgtgtgtgtgtgtgtgtggtcatgtgcGTGAGCTAAcccatgtgtttgtttctgttcctACACCGCTGCTCTGTCTCATCATCTCTATCAGGATTCCATCAACAACAACTCTTTAGGAAAGAAGGACAGCTGGAAGGActcccgctcctcctccccACACATTACAGGTATGGACGGTGTGGATGgttcaacaaaaaaacataaagaaatacACACTTGGTTTGAAATAACCCTTCCACAGACTTTCCATTTACTTCCCCAGATCTGAGAAACTAGAATCCTGACGATGCCACCATGagtgttttctctttggctTTGAGACATTTCTAATAAAAAGCTTGTGTTACAAACAGGGGCATGGAGCTGTAGGCTGacttgcattatgggaaatctaagatccagtgtttttggtgCTCTGCCTGCAACAGGGAATAAAAAGCGCCCTTGTATTCAGGACTTCATAAAGGGCTgatcattacattacattgaATGCATGTTTTCGATTGAAGTGTGcatgttggggggggggggatgaagTGAAAATGTTCTTGAAATATGTTCAATGTGTGGGTTTTCCTGTGTTGCTGTAACTCAGGACAAACTACTTACTGTAGGCTACTTTGATAATCCCTCTTCACACGTCATTCATAATCTGATACTTTTgtttgttcgtgtgtgtgtgtcaaggggATCTAACACCGCCAGCTATTCAACCAAAAGCGGAGGACAAAGTCCGGCACAACACGCGCCGTCCGGCCCCAAAACCTCCCACTGCCAATGGATCCCACAGTAAAGCCAACACTCAGCCTGCTGCCACCACCGCAGACACACGTGCTCGACCACGGGAGAGACAGGCGTCTGGGGCCACGCACACACTGTCCTCCAGCACGCCGAGGAGTCaaaagagaggtggaggaggagcaggaagagctgGAGTTGGAAGAGGAGTGACAACGATGAGAGAGAGGAACCTGGGGGACATCAGAGGAAAGGATGGAGTGACGACAGGGAAAGAAGatagaagaggaggaagactaTGTGAGGAGTCCAAGGGTAAAGAGAGGAATGGACATCAGAGGCCAAGAGAAGCAAATGGACTGAAAAGCCggggggctgatgggaaaggaAAAGTAGGTGCTAAAGGGGGTAACAGAGGAGGGGAGATCAAGCCAAATAACATACTTTATAACCAGGAAGCTTATCTACCATCCATGGTGGTCCCACGTACGCCAGTAGCTCCGAGAAACCAGAACAAGCCCCAAGACCAAGGTAATGAACCTACCTTTAGAGCGCAGAGTGGTGGTTAGTGTACCTTTTATTTTTGCCAAAggcctgatttttttttttttttgtagaagcAGGGTTGAGGGGAATGGGAGACTGCCACTATCTTATTTGATCCACTGTTAATATGAAATGATGTTTATTGGTGCAGCTCAAAATCAGATCATCCAACCACAGTCTGTGACCTCTGGCCTGTAGAGTGGTGCTACGAAATTTCTGTCAATAGTcccatttttctcttctctctatATGCTTGTGCTACAAAATGACTTTTCCAGGAAGGTTACATCTAATCATATCTTTTAAGAGACTTAAGGTATCTAACATACTGTGAAGTGGTTCACAAATACTTCTGTCCACAGTTCGCAAGCAGTTTGTGAATTAATCTGTTACTCAGTTTCTCCTGATATCTACTCACTTTCCATATGTTGTGTTCTTAGGCCAAAACCATGACAGGACCCAGGACAACCCCCCAGCCCTGTCCAGGTCCAGCAGCGAGGGAGGATCAAACAGAATGTCTCtcagctcagacacagaggGCCCCCCACCAGGGCCCCTGCATCCCTCTCTATCCCGTCGAATCAACCCTGAcatcagagaagaagaggcagaggcagaTCCGACTCCCTGCATGAACGCCCTGAATGGTCCAACCCACTGCCTTCCAGataatgaaaagacagagatggacTATCCCAAGTCAAAGGTgaatgcaggaggaggaaaaggtgacAAGAACACCGAGGTGGAAAGCACCAACTCTGTCACTCAGGGAGATCGTGCAGCTGCTCAAACTGTACCAAAGAGTGAAGCTACAGCAGGGTTAAATTATGACTCTGTTAAATACACTCTGGTGGTCGATGAACACGCTCAATTGGAGCTGGTCAGCCTCAAGGACTGCTTGCACGGTTACAACGAGCACAATGATGACAGCGATGCAGAGACGGTCTATCAGTCAGCCAATGAGGAGGAAGACCCAGAGtatgaggaagagaggaaaaggagagaagagacaagTGAGCAAGGTAATGAAACtgattcatttttaacatgGCTGAACACGTTTCTGCCACAAAGTAGAAACATACACAtcactgttttgctgttttacttTTCTAAACACCTGCCAGTAAAAAGGCAAACTTTGGAGGATGGCCCAAGAGGCAAGTTCAAGTTGTTCCAATGGCAACAAAATGACACAAGTCATTGTTAGctacaaagagaaaaatgtctttttccgATAATAACCGCCTCTTTCTTAAAGTgatttcagcatcatttttcaatttGTGACTCTAATGAAAGGATGTACTCAGTTAATATTCCTCTGCATTCAAACAATGTCTCTGCATCGCTGGAAACTTTGGTGTGtgggtgcacacacacccagcttTAATCATTTGGGGGGCTCTCAAAGTTTCGATGCCTGACTGCCAATTCAGGAAGCCAGCATATGGCTGAGGGCCACACAGGAAAATCCATGAACCTTGTAGGATTTGTGATTATGGTCTCTTTAGAGCGGTTAACATTAAAAATTTGTTGAGCACTGAATTCAGGCTTTTGCAGATAAGGGAGATCATTGTATCTGTCCCCTGAGGTCTAGCGAAGTAAGAATTGATCCATAATTCCTGAAACCTCC
This sequence is a window from Chaetodon trifascialis isolate fChaTrf1 chromosome 10, fChaTrf1.hap1, whole genome shotgun sequence. Protein-coding genes within it:
- the LOC139337248 gene encoding C-Jun-amino-terminal kinase-interacting protein 1-like, which encodes MDKYRPKRPTTLALFPQLPQAGTQDSINNNSLGKKDSWKDSRSSSPHITGDLTPPAIQPKAEDKVRHNTRRPAPKPPTANGSHSKANTQPAATTADTRARPRERQASGATHTLSSSTPRSQKRGGGGAGRAGVGRGVTTMRERNLGDIRGKDGVTTGKEDRRGGRLCEESKGKERNGHQRPREANGLKSRGADGKGKVGAKGGNRGGEIKPNNILYNQEAYLPSMVVPRTPVAPRNQNKPQDQGQNHDRTQDNPPALSRSSSEGGSNRMSLSSDTEGPPPGPLHPSLSRRINPDIREEEAEADPTPCMNALNGPTHCLPDNEKTEMDYPKSKVNAGGGKGDKNTEVESTNSVTQGDRAAAQTVPKSEATAGLNYDSVKYTLVVDEHAQLELVSLKDCLHGYNEHNDDSDAETVYQSANEEEDPEYEEERKRREETSEQERRKDEEKRRKEEEEMKRRREEDVKRRREEEVKRRREVVARICKQSKVTSTTTSEEDESNGGRAEASRSRKFLNLFANNSSHYSADGAGSFGLFSCVLDGVERQQSHRAVYRFVPRHADELCLETDDPVLMLSQSEDLWCQGYNMRTGATGIFPAFYAVRVPKEISQVQKDGQIEQFLVRFLGSVQVPMHKGNDVLCAAMQKVACNRRLAGQPPSACLLEVSVKGVKISVQDQCHSAHRGDQCFHFFQLKNISFCGCHPKHSKYFGFITKHPDQQRFACHVMMSETTLHPLAESVGRAFQHYYKEQIGYSCPTEDIFIE